The Oncorhynchus clarkii lewisi isolate Uvic-CL-2024 chromosome 20, UVic_Ocla_1.0, whole genome shotgun sequence nucleotide sequence cctcaaccctctctcagcctccaaccctctctcagcccccaaccctctctcagcccccaaccctctctcagccctcagccctctcTCAGCCCCCGACCCTCTCTCAGCCTCCAACCCTCGCTCAGCCCCCAACCCTCTCTCAGTCCCCAACCCTCTCTCAGCCCCCAACCCTATGTCCTGTCCAACCCTCTCTAAGCCCCCAGCCCTCTCTCAGCCTCCAACCCCCTCTCAGCCTCCAACCCCCCCTCAGCCTCCAATCCTCCCTCAGCCTCCAACCCCCCCTcagcctccaaccctccctcagcccccagccctatCTGAGCCTCCAGCCCTCTCTCAGACTCCAACCCTCTCTCAGCCCCCAACCCTCTCTCAGCCCTCAGCCCTATCTCAGCCTCCAAACCTCTCTCAGCCTCCAACCATCTCTCAGTCCCCAGCCCTATCTcagcctccaaccctctctcaccCCCAGCCCTATGTCCTGTACAACCCTCTCTCAGCCCAACAGCCCTCTCTCAGCCTCCAACCCTCTCTGTCCGCAGCCCTATCTcagcctccaaccctctctcagcccccagccctatGTCCTGTACAACCCTCTCTCAGCCCCCAACTCTCTCTCAGCCCCcagccctgtctcagcctccaaccctctctcagcccccagccctatCTCAGCCTCCAACCCTATGTCCTGTCCAACCTTctctcagcccccagccctctctcagcctccaaccctctctcagcccccagccctctctcagcctccaaccctctctcaccccccagcCCTATGTCCTGTACAACCCTTTCTCAGCCTCCAAACCTCTCTcagcctccaaccctctctcagcctccaaccctctctcagcctccaaccctctctcagaCCCCAGCCCTATCTCAGCCTCCAGCCCAATCTTAGCCTCCAGCCCTCTCTTAGCCTCCAGCCCTCTCTCAGCCTCCAGCCCTCTCTCAGCCTCCTGCCCTCTCTcagcctccaaccctctctcagcctccaaccctctctcagaCCCCAGCCCTATCTCAGCCTCCAGCCCAATCTTAGCCTCCAGCCCTCTCTCAGCCTCCAGCCCTATCTCAGCCCCCAGTCCTCTCTTAGCTTCCAACCCTCTCTcagcctccaaccctctctcatcctccagcCTTCCCTCAGCATCCAGCCCTCTGTCAGTCTCCAACCCTCTCTTACCCTCCATCACTCCAAACTCCTCTCAGAGGCTTGCGAGAACAGCATCATcctcctcctacacacacacacacacacacacacacacacacacacacacacacacacacacacacacacacacacacataaccccccAGCAAGAGGAAATGGAGGAGAAAGAAGCCTTCATCTAATTACGAAGTTTAATAAACTCATTCCAAGGGGAATGCTTATTTTTTTTGTGTCCTTTGGGCAGACATTGTTTCCACATGGCAGGCTCACATGACTCACTGGCACAAATAAACACATCTCTTCAATATTTTCACACTTGTTACTTTGTGTCACCTTGGGTGTTTGGGC carries:
- the LOC139376615 gene encoding octapeptide-repeat protein T2-like, whose product is MEGKRGLETDRGLDAEGRLEDERGLEAERGLEAKRGLGAEIGLEAERGLEAKIGLEAEIGLGSERGLEAERGLEAERGQEAERGLEAERGLEAKRGLEAKIGLEAEIGLGSERGLEAERGLEAERGLEAERGLEAEKGLYRT